In a single window of the Zea mays cultivar B73 chromosome 5, Zm-B73-REFERENCE-NAM-5.0, whole genome shotgun sequence genome:
- the LOC109939773 gene encoding UDP-sugar pyrophosphorylase, whose protein sequence is MSKMSLVRRLNSSYPGGLVSYIQNAKKLLADSKEGKNPYDGFTPSVPSGEVLTFGNDNFVSLETAGIKEACNAAFVLVAGGLGERLGYKGIKVALPRETTTGKCFLQHYIESILAFQEASCKMVDEGCQTKIPFVIMTSDDTNALTIKLLESNSYFGMEPSQVKILKQEKVACLADNDARLALNPSDKYKIHSKPHGHGDVHSLLYSSGLLEQWKTEGRKWVLFFQDTNGLLFNAIPSALGVSATKGYNVNSLAVPRKAKEAIGGITKLTHVDGRTMVINVEYNQLDPLLRATGHPDGDSNCETGYSPYPRNINQLILELGPYIEELKKTHGAISEFVNPKYLEGACWFITVRGFGSGYGEERMQSYLLSISSPTNCLSWSAL, encoded by the exons ATGTCCAAGATGTCTCTT GTTCGCCGACTTAATTCAAGCTATCCTGGAGGTCTGGTATCTTACATCCAGAATGCCAAAAAACTTCTTGCGGATTCAAAGGAAGGCAAAAACCCATATGATGGTTTCACCCCTTCT GTGCCTTCAGGGGAGGTTTTGACTTTTGGCAATGACAATTTTGTTTCACTGGAAACAGCTGGGATAAAAGAAGCCTGCAATGCTGCATTTGTTCTTGTAGCCGGAGGGCTTGGCGAAAGGCTTGGCTACAAAGGAATTAAG GTAGCACTTCCCCGGGAAACAACTACTGGAAAATGTTTCCTTCAACACTATATAGAGTCTATCCTGGCTTTTCAAGAGGCCAGCTGCAAAATGGTTGATG AGGGGTGCCAAACAAAGATTCCATTTGTTATTATGACTTCTGATGATACAAATGCGCTAACTATCAAGCTTTTAGAGTCAAACTCCTACTTTGGAATGGAACCATCTCAAGTGAAAATACTAAAGCAG GAAAAAGTAGCATGTCTAGCTGACAATGATGCAAGGCTTGCATTAAACCCAAGCGACAAGTACAAAATTCAT TCAAAGCCACATGGGCATGGAGATGTTCATTCTCTTCTTTATTCAAGTGGCTTGCTTGAACAATG GAAGACTGAAGGACGGAAGTGGGTTCTCTTTTTCCAGGATACAAATGGATTGCTTTTCAAT GCAATACCATCAGCATTAGGTGTCAGTGCCACCAAGGGTTACAATGTAAATTCTCTCGCTGTTCCTAGGAAAGCCAAGGAAGCAATTGGAGGAATTACCAAACTTACTCATGTCGATG GTAGAACAATGGTCATCAACGTAGAGTACAATCAGCTTGATCCACTCCTTCGTGCAACTGGACATCCTGATGGAGATTCAAATTGCGAGACAGGCTATTCTCCATATCCTAGAAATATAAACCAG TTGATACTGGAGCTTGGACCATATATTGAGGAGCTCAAGAAAACACATGGCGCCATTTCTGAATTTGTAAATCCCAA ATATTTGGAAGGCGCATGCTGGTTCATCACAGTCAGAGGGTTCGGGTCTGGATATGGAGAGGAACGGATGCAATCATATTTATTGTCCATATCCTCTCCAACCAATTGCCTCAGCTGGTCAGCACTCTGA